From one Lycium barbarum isolate Lr01 chromosome 6, ASM1917538v2, whole genome shotgun sequence genomic stretch:
- the LOC132645999 gene encoding probable protein phosphatase 2C 34, whose translation MGHFSSMFNGLARSFSLKKRRNSSDNGKYNAREAVEAMAKEAKKNDLILRSPGTVNVDGSKNFASLFSRRGEKGVNQDCFIVWEEFGCQEDMIFCGIFDGHGPWGHFVSKKVRESMVSSLLCNWQESLAEASSDPDLDLDSDKKLQRFNIWKDSYLKTCAAVDQELENHPKIDAFYSGTTALTIVRQGEVIFIANVGDSRAVLATTCDDGNLVPVQLTVDFKPNLPQETERIEQCNGRVFCLDDESGVHRLWLPDEESPGLAMSRAFGDYCVKDFGLISVPDVTQRHITTKDQFVVLATDGVWDVVSNQEAVEIVSTTPDRAKAAKRLVQCAVRGWKRKRRGIAVDDISAIVLFFHSNHFCQHIYPVTTPK comes from the exons ATGGGGCATTTTTCTTCCATGTTTAATGGATTAGCAAGGTCTTTTTCGttgaagaaaagaaggaatagctCTGATAATGGGAAGTACAATGCTAGAGAGGCTGTTGAAGCTATGGCTAAAGAAGCCAAGAAAAATGACTTGATATTAAGGTCCCCAGGGACTGTAAACGTTGATGGCTCTAAGAATTTTGCTTCATTATTCTCCAGAAGAGGTGAAAAAGGAGTTAATCAAGATTGCTTCATTGTTTGGGAG GAATTTGGATGCCAAGAAGATATGATATTTTGTGGTATATTTGATGGGCATGGACCTTGGGGTCATTTTGTGTCAAAGAAGGTTAGAGAATCGATGGTGTCATCGTTGCTTTGCAATTGGCAGGAGAGTCTTGCTGAGGCTTCAAGTGATCCAGATTTAGATTTAGATTCTGATAAAAAGCTTCAAAGATTTAACATATGGAAGGACTCATACCTAAAGACATGTGCAGCTGTAGATCAGGAGCTGGAAAATCATCCTAAAATTGATGCATTTTACAGTGGAACCACTGCTTTGACAATAGTCAGACAG GGTGAGGTTATTTTTATAGCAAATGTTGGCGACTCACGTGCTGTATTGGCTACCACTTGTGATGATGGCAACTTAGTACCAGTTCAGCTCACTGTTGATTTCAAGCCTAATCTACCTC AGGAAACCGAGAGAATAGAGCAGTGTAATGGTAGAGTATTTTGCTTAGATGATGAATCTGGGGTGCACCGATTATGGTTGCCCGATGAAGAATCCCCCGGATTGGCGATGTCTAGAGCCTTCGGGGACTATTGCGTGAAAGATTTTGGTCTAATTTCAGTTCCTGATGTGACTCAGAGGCATATCACAACTAAAGACCAATTTGTTGTGCTGGCAACGGATGGG GTGTGGGATGTTGTTTCCAACCAAGAGGCTGTAGAAATTGTATCCACAACTCCAGATAGGGCAAAAGCGGCCAAGCGCCTGGTTCAATGCGCTGTTCGTGGTTGGAAACGCAAGAGGAGGGGGATAGCAGTAGATGATATTTCAGCAATTGTACTTTTCTTTCATTCTAATCATTTCTGTCAGCATATTTACCCTGTAACTACACCAAAATAA